A genomic segment from Alteribacillus bidgolensis encodes:
- the phnE gene encoding phosphonate ABC transporter, permease protein PhnE — MKRDKSFLTIRRVLLVIAVLAVYTWAFSGLPILQFKETSMEVISSIFSGLLQPDWTYVYDPKGEDLLRGLLDTLAIALLGTFIAAFLCIPFSFMAARNIVKNKAVVGTNKFILSFIRVFPDIVLALLFIKAVGPGAFSGVLALGIGAVGMLGKLISEDIERIDFSAREALVATGANPVKTLMFAVIPQVMPNFFSFVLYRFEINVRAATILGIIGAGGIGTPLIFALSVRDWERVGIILLGIIVMVTVIDVISGKIRARLT; from the coding sequence ATGAAGCGAGACAAATCATTCCTAACCATTCGAAGAGTGCTGCTTGTGATCGCTGTACTGGCTGTATACACTTGGGCATTTTCTGGTTTACCGATTTTGCAGTTTAAAGAAACTTCAATGGAAGTTATTTCTTCTATTTTTTCAGGGCTGCTGCAGCCGGATTGGACTTATGTTTATGACCCAAAAGGAGAAGATTTGCTGCGTGGTTTGCTGGATACGTTGGCGATAGCGTTACTAGGCACGTTTATCGCAGCCTTTTTGTGCATCCCATTTTCGTTTATGGCTGCTCGTAATATTGTGAAAAATAAAGCGGTCGTTGGAACGAATAAATTTATTTTAAGCTTCATTCGTGTCTTTCCTGATATAGTGCTTGCGCTTTTATTTATCAAAGCAGTTGGTCCCGGAGCTTTTTCGGGGGTTTTAGCCCTGGGAATTGGAGCAGTTGGGATGCTCGGAAAGCTTATTTCTGAGGATATAGAAAGAATAGACTTCAGTGCTCGGGAAGCATTGGTTGCAACGGGAGCCAATCCTGTGAAAACCCTTATGTTTGCAGTGATTCCTCAGGTGATGCCTAACTTTTTTTCTTTCGTTTTGTACCGCTTTGAGATAAATGTTCGGGCTGCTACGATTTTAGGTATTATTGGGGCAGGAGGGATTGGCACTCCGCTCATATTTGCTTTAAGTGTAAGAGACTGGGAACGAGTTGGAATTATTTTACTTGGCATCATCGTAATGGTAACAGTGATTGATGTAATATCAGGCAAAATAAGAGCTCGTTTAACTTAA
- a CDS encoding glycoside hydrolase family 13 protein — MQTKQWWKESVVFQIYPRSFNDSNGDGIGDIKGITEKLDYLKELGIDVVWLSPVYDSPNDDNGYDIRHYQQIMDEFGSMEDFDELLEEMHKRDLKLVMDLVVNHTSDEHPWFAESRSSKENSKRDYYIWKEGKNGEEPTNWESSFSGSTWQYDKNTGEYYLHLFSKKQPDLNWENSELREDVYEMMRWWLDKGVDGFRMDVINFISKDQRFPDGEKKPGVKYASGSPYFMNGPRIHEFLHEMNNKVLQYYDVMTVGEMPGVSVEEAKLYTGEDRKELNMVFHFEHMGLGDGPGGKWDNQPWKLTDMKKIMTKWQKGLEQKGWNSLYWNNHDQPRVVSRFGNDKEYREKSAKMLATCLHMMKGTPYIYQGEEIGMTNVAFPSIEDYEDIETLNWYNEQREEFDTDPDKLMQSIYARGRDNARTPVQWDASENAGFTDGTPWLAVNPNYKQINAEQALQDPNSIFYYYQKLIQLRKQEEIVVYGDYELLFEEDEDIFAYTRTLGKETLLVVCNFTDKKVKRDYIPSFVGENKELLIANDEGRSENDDLLSVWLNPYEAFVYKFS; from the coding sequence ATGCAGACAAAACAATGGTGGAAAGAAAGCGTCGTATTTCAAATTTACCCAAGAAGCTTTAATGACAGCAATGGTGATGGGATTGGAGACATCAAAGGGATCACAGAAAAGCTCGATTATCTCAAAGAGTTAGGAATAGATGTGGTCTGGCTATCTCCGGTGTATGATTCTCCAAACGATGATAACGGTTACGATATCCGTCATTATCAGCAGATTATGGATGAGTTCGGGAGCATGGAAGACTTTGATGAACTGTTAGAAGAAATGCATAAACGAGACTTGAAGCTTGTGATGGATTTGGTGGTGAATCACACATCCGATGAACATCCATGGTTCGCAGAGTCCCGTTCCTCTAAAGAAAATTCGAAAAGAGATTACTACATATGGAAAGAAGGCAAAAACGGTGAAGAACCGACCAATTGGGAATCCAGCTTCAGCGGTTCAACGTGGCAGTATGATAAAAACACCGGAGAATATTACTTGCATCTTTTCAGTAAAAAACAGCCCGATTTAAATTGGGAAAATTCAGAGCTGCGAGAAGATGTGTATGAAATGATGCGCTGGTGGCTTGATAAAGGAGTAGATGGCTTCCGGATGGATGTTATCAACTTTATCTCCAAGGATCAGCGTTTTCCTGACGGCGAAAAGAAACCGGGAGTCAAATACGCCTCCGGCTCGCCTTATTTTATGAACGGCCCGCGGATTCATGAGTTTTTACATGAAATGAACAACAAAGTTCTCCAGTACTACGATGTAATGACGGTCGGTGAAATGCCGGGTGTCAGCGTAGAGGAAGCAAAACTTTACACTGGAGAAGATCGAAAGGAATTAAATATGGTGTTTCACTTTGAGCATATGGGACTGGGTGATGGTCCTGGCGGAAAGTGGGATAATCAGCCGTGGAAATTAACCGACATGAAAAAAATTATGACAAAGTGGCAGAAAGGGCTGGAACAGAAAGGATGGAACAGCCTTTATTGGAACAACCATGACCAGCCGCGAGTGGTTTCCCGATTCGGCAATGACAAAGAATACAGAGAAAAATCTGCGAAAATGCTTGCCACCTGTCTTCATATGATGAAAGGTACGCCTTATATTTATCAAGGAGAAGAAATAGGGATGACAAACGTAGCTTTTCCATCTATCGAGGACTACGAAGATATTGAAACATTAAATTGGTATAACGAACAGCGGGAAGAGTTTGATACCGATCCGGACAAGCTGATGCAGTCGATTTACGCAAGAGGCCGTGATAACGCACGAACTCCTGTGCAATGGGATGCTTCAGAAAATGCAGGTTTTACAGATGGCACTCCGTGGCTTGCAGTGAATCCAAACTACAAACAAATCAATGCAGAACAAGCACTCCAAGATCCCAATTCTATCTTTTACTATTACCAAAAACTTATTCAATTAAGAAAGCAAGAAGAAATCGTGGTGTACGGTGATTATGAGCTGTTGTTTGAAGAAGATGAAGACATTTTTGCTTATACACGCACTTTAGGCAAAGAAACTCTGCTTGTGGTATGTAATTTTACAGATAAAAAAGTCAAGCGAGACTATATTCCTTCTTTTGTAGGAGAAAACAAAGAATTATTGATCGCAAACGATGAGGGACGCAGCGAAAAT
- a CDS encoding LacI family DNA-binding transcriptional regulator has product MNPTIKDVAKQANVSIATVSRILNSTSAGYSEKTKERVQAAIKELGYKPNAVARGLINNKTQTIGVLFPDVSGMVTSELLYGIENVTHRLGHSVIVCNTSSQGKKTLDYLQLLSEKRVEGILFASEVLKDEYYEAIEAMKVPAVLVSTKSQKHPLPYVKVDDRDASYAAASYLIEKGHRRIGMLSGSPKDIIAGLPRIEGFQAALRDYELLDQGPSVFSAEGFSYEDGMEMFKKLRSEAEDITAVFAASDEMAVGALASAYKMNVKTPDDISIIGYDNIKISEMAIPPLTTVAQPLREMGEKAAELLFETLKTGESSQNIIMPHRIVERESVKEL; this is encoded by the coding sequence ATGAATCCAACCATAAAAGATGTGGCCAAGCAAGCAAATGTTTCTATAGCCACTGTTTCAAGAATTTTAAACAGTACTTCTGCGGGATACTCAGAGAAAACGAAGGAGCGGGTGCAAGCAGCAATTAAAGAGCTGGGGTATAAACCTAACGCTGTGGCACGTGGTTTAATTAACAATAAAACACAGACAATCGGGGTCCTTTTTCCTGATGTATCAGGCATGGTAACCTCAGAACTGCTTTATGGTATTGAAAACGTTACACATCGGTTGGGGCATAGTGTCATTGTATGCAATACCTCATCGCAGGGAAAGAAAACACTCGACTATTTACAGCTCTTAAGTGAAAAAAGGGTGGAAGGCATTTTGTTTGCCAGTGAAGTGTTGAAAGATGAATATTATGAAGCAATTGAAGCGATGAAAGTTCCGGCGGTCCTTGTTTCAACCAAATCTCAGAAACATCCGCTGCCGTATGTGAAAGTGGATGACCGGGATGCTTCCTATGCAGCAGCTTCCTATTTAATAGAAAAAGGACACCGGCGGATTGGAATGCTCAGTGGAAGTCCCAAAGATATTATTGCTGGTCTTCCGAGAATAGAAGGCTTTCAAGCAGCTCTTCGTGACTATGAACTGCTTGATCAAGGCCCTTCTGTCTTTTCAGCCGAGGGATTTTCCTATGAAGATGGGATGGAAATGTTTAAAAAGCTGAGAAGCGAAGCAGAAGATATTACTGCAGTATTTGCTGCAAGTGATGAAATGGCAGTCGGCGCACTCGCTTCTGCTTATAAAATGAACGTGAAAACCCCGGATGACATTTCTATTATTGGCTACGACAATATTAAGATATCAGAAATGGCGATTCCACCACTCACTACTGTTGCCCAGCCGTTAAGAGAAATGGGTGAAAAAGCAGCGGAACTGCTGTTTGAAACATTGAAAACGGGAGAGAGCAGTCAAAACATCATAATGCCTCACCGTATTGTGGAACGCGAGTCAGTAAAAGAGCTGTAG